The following proteins come from a genomic window of Salvia hispanica cultivar TCC Black 2014 chromosome 4, UniMelb_Shisp_WGS_1.0, whole genome shotgun sequence:
- the LOC125221957 gene encoding ubiquitin C-terminal hydrolase 22 isoform X1 — MSSRNSLFTIPRPCEHLVDYKMKHGLKGYNSIQDLLKFSPCGRITIDKSQTRCSSFSGGRLFMCLICSSVTCCQNHESNHALLRSKSVCGHEIGVDMERAELYCSVCCDQVYDLEFDRVVMCKKMLGLVRNGDNGVVESGQLRLSKRRRLDFGADLGSESVKRLVLVSKQMSKSCLPLGLRGLNNLGNTCFMNSVLQALLHAPPFRNYFLSDRHNHERCRKTSADRLCLPCDVDVIFDAVFSGDRTPYSPAKFLYSWWQHSENLASYEQQDAHEFFISMLDRIHDKLGKSSLANKGNVDCQCIAHRVFSGILRSDVTCTSCGFTSSTYDPCMDISLDLNTGASAAADFSSRPKLNETLAGCFDLFTKPERLGPDQKLYCENCHEKQDALKQMSLKKLPLVLCLHIKRFEHSPIRKMSRKIDRHLQFPFSLDMRPYLSSSIVKKRFGNRMFSLEGEEADVSSTEFEVFAVVTHTGMLESGHYATYLRLRNQWYKCDDAWITEVDEEVVRTSQCYLMFYVQKVFYHRGSEDLGCQHMSPLADAFVPIAGCC; from the exons atgtCATCAAGAAACTCTCTCTTCACAATCCCTAGACCATGCGAGCATCTAGTGGATTACAAGATGAAGCACGGATTAAAGGGTTACAATTCGATCCAAGATTTGTTGAAGTTCAGCCCTTGTGGTAGAATAACGATTGATAAATCACAGACCAGATGCAGTTCCTTTTCTGGCGGCAGATTGTTTATGTGTTTGATCTGCTCCTCAGTTACATGCTGCCAAAATCATGAATCAAATCATGCCCTTTTGCGTAGTAAATCTGTTTGTGGTCATGAGATTGGTGTTGATATGGAGAGGGCTGAGCTCTACTGCTCCGTGTGCTGTGATCAGGTCTATGATCTTGAATTTGATAGAGTTGTGATGTGCAAGAAAATGTTGGGGTTGGTTAGAAATGGGGATAATGGGGTTGTGGAGAGTGGTCAGCTGAGGCTGAGCAAGAGGAGGAGGTTGGATTTTGGGGCTGATTTGGGGTCGGAGAGTGTGAAGAGATTGGTGTTGGTGAGTAAGCAGATGTCGAAATCGTGCCTCCCGTTGGGGTTGAGGGGGTTGAACAATCTTGGGAATACTTGCTTCATGAACTCTGTGTTGCAGGCATTGCTTCATGCACCCCCTTTTAGGAATTACTTTCTCAGTGATAGGCATAACCATGAGAGGTGTAGGAAGACCTCTGCTGATAGGCTGTGTTTGCCTTGTGATGTGGATGTCATCTTTGATGCTGTTTTCTCGGGTGATCGGACGCCTTACAGTCCTGCTAAGTTTCTCTACAG CTGGTGGCAACACTCAGAGAATCTTGCTAGCTATGAGCAGCAAGACGCGCATGAGTTCTTTATCTCAATGCTAGATAGGATCCACGACAAGTTGGGGAAATCTAGTCTTGCAAATAAAG GAAATGTGGACTGCCAGTGTATTGCTCACAGGGTATTCTCAGGGATTCTGAGATCGGATGTCACGTGCACATCGTGTGGGTTCACGTCTTCGACCTATGATCCGTGCATGGACATCTCCCTCGACTTGAACACAGGCGCCTCCGCTGCAGCTGACTTCAGCAGCCGGCCCAAGCTGAATGAGACCTTAGCAGGCTGCTTCGACCTCTTCACGAAGCCAGAGAGGTTGGGACCGGACCAGAAACTCTACTGCGAGAACTGCCATGAGAAGCAGGACGCGCTGAAGCAGATGTCTCTGAAGAAGCTCCCGCTCGTCCTGTGCCTCCACATCAAGCGATTTGAGCACTCTCCAATCAGGAAAATGTCGAGGAAGATTGATCGGCATCTTCAGTTCCCATTCTCCTTGGACATGAGGCCTTATCTGTCCTCTTCTATAGTGAAGAAGAGATTCGGGAATAGGATGTTTTCTTTAGAGGGAGAGGAAGCAGATGTTTCTTCGACTGAGTTTGAGGTTTTTGCAGTGGTGACTCACACCGGGATGTTGGAATCTGGGCATTATGCGACGTATCTGAGGCTGAGAAACCAGTGGTATAAATGTGATGATGCTTGGATCACAGAAGTTGATGAAGAAGTGGTTAGAACTTCACAGTGCTACTTGATGTTTTATGTGCAGAAGGTGTTTTACCACAGAGGGAGTGAAGATCTCGGGTGCCAGCACATGTCACCACTGGCAGACGCGTTCGTCCCTATAGCTGGCTGTTGCTAG
- the LOC125221957 gene encoding ubiquitin C-terminal hydrolase 22 isoform X2 — protein sequence MSSRNSLFTIPRPCEHLVDYKMKHGLKGYNSIQDLLKFSPCGRITIDKSQTRCSSFSGGRLFMCLICSSVTCCQNHESNHALLRSKSVCGHEIGVDMERAELYCSVCCDQVYDLEFDRVVMCKKMLGLVRNGDNGVVESGQLRLSKRRRLDFGADLGSESVKRLVLVSKQMSKSCLPLGLRGLNNLGNTCFMNSVLQALLHAPPFRNYFLSDRHNHERCRKTSADRLCLPCDVDVIFDAVFSGDRTPYSPAKFLYSWWQHSENLASYEQQDAHEFFISMLDRIHDKLGKSSLANKGNVDCQCIAHRVFSGILRSDVTCTSCGFTSSTYDPCMDISLDLNTGASAAADFSSRPKLNETLAGCFDLFTKPERLGPDQKLYCENCHEKQDALKQMSLKKLPLVLCLHIKRFEHSPIRKMSRKIDRHLQFPFSLDMRPYLSSSIVKKRFGNRMFSLEGEEADVSSTEFEVFAVVTHTGMLESGHYATYLRLRNQ from the exons atgtCATCAAGAAACTCTCTCTTCACAATCCCTAGACCATGCGAGCATCTAGTGGATTACAAGATGAAGCACGGATTAAAGGGTTACAATTCGATCCAAGATTTGTTGAAGTTCAGCCCTTGTGGTAGAATAACGATTGATAAATCACAGACCAGATGCAGTTCCTTTTCTGGCGGCAGATTGTTTATGTGTTTGATCTGCTCCTCAGTTACATGCTGCCAAAATCATGAATCAAATCATGCCCTTTTGCGTAGTAAATCTGTTTGTGGTCATGAGATTGGTGTTGATATGGAGAGGGCTGAGCTCTACTGCTCCGTGTGCTGTGATCAGGTCTATGATCTTGAATTTGATAGAGTTGTGATGTGCAAGAAAATGTTGGGGTTGGTTAGAAATGGGGATAATGGGGTTGTGGAGAGTGGTCAGCTGAGGCTGAGCAAGAGGAGGAGGTTGGATTTTGGGGCTGATTTGGGGTCGGAGAGTGTGAAGAGATTGGTGTTGGTGAGTAAGCAGATGTCGAAATCGTGCCTCCCGTTGGGGTTGAGGGGGTTGAACAATCTTGGGAATACTTGCTTCATGAACTCTGTGTTGCAGGCATTGCTTCATGCACCCCCTTTTAGGAATTACTTTCTCAGTGATAGGCATAACCATGAGAGGTGTAGGAAGACCTCTGCTGATAGGCTGTGTTTGCCTTGTGATGTGGATGTCATCTTTGATGCTGTTTTCTCGGGTGATCGGACGCCTTACAGTCCTGCTAAGTTTCTCTACAG CTGGTGGCAACACTCAGAGAATCTTGCTAGCTATGAGCAGCAAGACGCGCATGAGTTCTTTATCTCAATGCTAGATAGGATCCACGACAAGTTGGGGAAATCTAGTCTTGCAAATAAAG GAAATGTGGACTGCCAGTGTATTGCTCACAGGGTATTCTCAGGGATTCTGAGATCGGATGTCACGTGCACATCGTGTGGGTTCACGTCTTCGACCTATGATCCGTGCATGGACATCTCCCTCGACTTGAACACAGGCGCCTCCGCTGCAGCTGACTTCAGCAGCCGGCCCAAGCTGAATGAGACCTTAGCAGGCTGCTTCGACCTCTTCACGAAGCCAGAGAGGTTGGGACCGGACCAGAAACTCTACTGCGAGAACTGCCATGAGAAGCAGGACGCGCTGAAGCAGATGTCTCTGAAGAAGCTCCCGCTCGTCCTGTGCCTCCACATCAAGCGATTTGAGCACTCTCCAATCAGGAAAATGTCGAGGAAGATTGATCGGCATCTTCAGTTCCCATTCTCCTTGGACATGAGGCCTTATCTGTCCTCTTCTATAGTGAAGAAGAGATTCGGGAATAGGATGTTTTCTTTAGAGGGAGAGGAAGCAGATGTTTCTTCGACTGAGTTTGAGGTTTTTGCAGTGGTGACTCACACCGGGATGTTGGAATCTGGGCATTATGCGACGTATCTGAGGCTGAGAAACCAGTG A